The Pricia mediterranea genome includes a window with the following:
- a CDS encoding DUF6268 family outer membrane beta-barrel protein, translating to MKLRNTMWSGLATFLCVATWGFAQTPDIARIEYMTMPRNDQGAKLSRIKLVANLPIILKDSSSIIVGGEYNRLSYGLRREGISEQVEGLRHLHVADFNLAYVYRYNKFWRIIGLVTPRLSSTLGEPIEKGDISFNATAGVLRERKDVDKPTILVLGIAYNSTVALRVPLPIVYFEKRFHKHWTYVLGAPKTAIKYHFNEKHQLQSEFILDGYYVNLQSSILLPGGLGATSISSSAALTTLGYQYAIKKSTFLYIYGGHTLFQKGVLRNSDRDDIFTLNDGPSFYMRAGFRIGL from the coding sequence ATGAAACTTAGAAACACCATGTGGTCGGGTTTGGCGACTTTTTTGTGCGTTGCCACTTGGGGCTTCGCCCAGACCCCGGATATTGCGAGAATTGAATATATGACGATGCCCAGAAACGATCAGGGCGCCAAATTATCACGAATTAAACTAGTGGCCAACCTGCCCATTATCCTAAAAGATTCAAGCAGCATTATAGTCGGAGGCGAATACAACCGGTTGTCATATGGACTACGACGTGAAGGTATTTCCGAACAGGTCGAGGGCTTGCGGCATTTGCACGTGGCCGACTTCAACTTGGCCTACGTGTATCGCTACAATAAGTTTTGGCGTATTATCGGGTTGGTCACCCCGCGCTTGTCCTCCACTTTGGGCGAACCGATCGAAAAAGGGGATATTTCGTTCAATGCGACGGCCGGGGTATTGCGGGAACGGAAAGATGTCGATAAACCTACTATTTTGGTGTTGGGCATCGCCTATAATTCAACAGTCGCCCTCAGGGTTCCGTTGCCCATCGTATATTTCGAGAAACGCTTTCATAAGCACTGGACCTATGTGCTCGGAGCCCCCAAAACGGCCATCAAGTACCATTTCAACGAAAAACACCAATTGCAGTCAGAATTCATCCTCGACGGCTACTATGTAAATCTGCAGAGCTCCATCCTACTTCCCGGAGGACTGGGGGCGACATCGATTTCATCCTCCGCGGCATTGACTACCCTTGGATATCAGTACGCTATTAAAAAATCGACTTTCCTGTATATTTACGGGGGACATACCCTTTTTCAAAAGGGCGTTTTAAGAAATTCCGATCGAGATGATATCTTTACCTTGAACGATGGGCCCAGTTTTTATATGAGGGCCGGATTTCGAATAGGACTTTAA
- a CDS encoding sigma-54-dependent transcriptional regulator, with protein MPKILIIEDESAIRRVLVKILSEENESYQLEEAEDGLKGMEAIKNNDYDLVLCDIKMPKMDGVEVLEAALKIKPEIPFIMISGHGDLDTAVNTMRLGAFDYISKPPDLNRLLTTVRNALDRQELVVENKKLRKKVGKNYEMVGESEAISAIKEMIEKVAPTEARVLITGANGTGKELVAHWLHEKSERSEGPFVEVNCAAIPSELIESELFGHVKGAFTSAVRDRAGKFEAANKGTIFLDEIGDMSLSAQAKVLRALQENKISRVGTDKDIKVNVRVLAATNKDLKKEIEEGNFREDLYHRLAVILMHVPPLNDRPEDIPVLIEHFSKKITSEQGIAAKTFSKKAVKLLKGYDWTGNVRELRNVVERLIILGGKEVSEEDVKLFASK; from the coding sequence ATGCCAAAAATACTGATTATAGAAGACGAGTCCGCCATTAGGAGGGTGTTGGTCAAGATACTTTCAGAAGAGAACGAGTCGTATCAGCTGGAGGAAGCGGAAGATGGCCTCAAGGGCATGGAAGCGATCAAGAACAACGATTACGATTTGGTGCTTTGCGACATAAAAATGCCGAAAATGGATGGGGTCGAAGTCCTGGAGGCCGCCTTAAAAATTAAGCCGGAGATACCCTTTATCATGATTTCGGGGCACGGTGATCTAGACACCGCGGTGAACACCATGAGGTTGGGCGCCTTCGACTACATTTCGAAACCGCCCGATCTGAACCGGTTGCTGACCACGGTGCGCAATGCGTTGGACCGGCAGGAGTTGGTGGTCGAGAACAAAAAATTGCGGAAGAAGGTCGGCAAGAACTACGAAATGGTCGGGGAGAGCGAGGCGATATCCGCGATCAAGGAAATGATCGAAAAAGTCGCACCGACCGAAGCCCGCGTGCTGATTACCGGCGCCAATGGTACCGGGAAAGAATTGGTCGCGCACTGGTTGCACGAAAAAAGCGAACGTAGCGAAGGGCCCTTTGTCGAGGTAAACTGCGCCGCAATCCCATCTGAGCTGATTGAAAGTGAACTTTTCGGCCACGTTAAAGGTGCGTTCACTTCCGCCGTGCGCGATCGTGCCGGCAAATTCGAGGCCGCGAACAAGGGCACGATCTTTCTCGACGAAATCGGCGATATGAGCCTTTCGGCCCAAGCGAAGGTGCTGCGGGCCCTTCAGGAGAACAAGATCTCAAGGGTCGGTACGGACAAGGATATCAAGGTCAACGTTCGCGTGCTAGCCGCTACCAACAAAGACCTTAAAAAGGAAATCGAGGAAGGCAACTTTCGGGAAGATCTTTACCATCGTCTGGCGGTTATCTTGATGCACGTGCCTCCCCTAAACGATAGACCGGAGGATATTCCGGTCCTAATCGAACATTTTTCAAAAAAGATTACTTCCGAGCAGGGTATCGCCGCCAAAACCTTCTCGAAAAAGGCGGTCAAACTGTTGAAGGGTTACGATTGGACGGGGAATGTCCGTGAACTTCGGAACGTGGTCGAACGCCTGATCATTCTCGGCGGAAAAGAGGTGTCGGAAGAAGACGTAAAGCTCTTTGCCAGCAAATAG
- a CDS encoding PPK2 family polyphosphate kinase, with the protein MDISKISSFKIDAPVKLSDRGTYEDFGASNKQLKEKYKDIRKDLGDLQDTLYAHGKYSVLVCLQGMDTAGKDSLIREVFKDFNVRGVVVHSFKVPTELELKHDYLWRHYIALPAKGKFGVFNRTHYENVLVTRVHPEFILDQNIPGIHSVADIDQQFWDRRFDQINDFEKHIADTGTIVFKFFLHLSKEEQRQRLLRRLHLKRKNWKFSPGDLKERKLWDRYQKCYEEAISNTSKPHAPWYIIPADNKKAARVSVASILWEELSKYKNIKEPELAPDIQADLNHYIKTLQAEKQ; encoded by the coding sequence ATGGATATATCTAAAATCAGTTCGTTTAAGATCGACGCCCCCGTAAAGCTTTCCGACCGGGGGACTTATGAGGATTTCGGAGCTTCCAACAAACAGTTGAAAGAGAAATACAAAGACATCAGAAAAGACTTAGGCGACCTTCAAGATACGCTTTACGCCCATGGAAAGTATAGTGTTCTGGTCTGCTTGCAGGGGATGGATACCGCAGGGAAAGACAGCCTGATCCGGGAAGTTTTTAAAGATTTCAATGTGCGCGGGGTCGTGGTGCACAGCTTTAAGGTGCCCACCGAACTCGAATTGAAGCACGATTATCTTTGGAGGCACTATATTGCCCTGCCCGCCAAGGGCAAGTTCGGGGTGTTCAACCGTACCCATTACGAAAATGTATTGGTGACCCGGGTGCATCCCGAATTTATATTGGACCAAAATATTCCCGGTATCCATTCGGTTGCCGATATCGATCAACAATTTTGGGACCGGCGTTTCGATCAGATCAACGATTTTGAGAAGCATATAGCGGATACCGGTACGATCGTGTTCAAGTTTTTTCTTCACCTGTCCAAAGAGGAACAACGCCAGCGTTTGCTGCGTCGGTTGCACCTCAAGCGAAAGAACTGGAAGTTCTCCCCCGGTGACCTGAAAGAACGCAAACTGTGGGACAGGTACCAGAAGTGCTACGAAGAGGCTATCAGTAATACCTCAAAACCGCACGCGCCCTGGTACATCATACCGGCCGACAACAAAAAGGCCGCGAGGGTCTCGGTAGCTTCCATCCTATGGGAGGAACTAAGTAAATACAAAAACATCAAGGAACCGGAGCTTGCCCCTGATATACAGGCCGATTTAAATCACTACATCAAAACCTTACAAGCGGAAAAACAATGA
- a CDS encoding M28 family peptidase, translating to MKSLAAIGTLMLTLLLLGFQSHAQNGDEMQLKRIYDAALTDGKAYDWLNHLSNQIGGRLSGSLEAQRAVEYTKVQLESLQLDRVWLQPVMVPKWVRGTPEFAYMETSPGITSTVPIRALGGSVATPLGGLKANVIEVKGIEDLRALGENKIGGKIVFFNRPMDPTKISTFEAYSGAVDQRYSGAEEAAKFGAIGVIVRSLNLRLDDFPHTGSMSYGDTAEGDRIPAAAISTNAAEMLSTTLKLNPETKFYFKQHCKQFDDVQSYNVIGEIKGSTHPDEIIVVGGHLDSWDLGDGAHDDGAGCVQSMEVLRLLKLSGYIPKRTIRAVLFMNEENGLRGATEYAVKAKANNENHIFALESDAGGFAPRGFSFESSDTHLKRVHGWKPLFKPYQIHLFEKGHSGADIAPLKNGDNVLAGLRPDSQRYFVHHHAANDTFEHVNKRELELGAAAMASLVYLFDKYGVEPAATLGN from the coding sequence ATGAAAAGTCTGGCCGCGATAGGTACACTGATGCTAACACTTCTTCTGCTAGGTTTTCAATCCCACGCGCAGAACGGGGACGAAATGCAGCTCAAAAGAATCTATGATGCCGCCCTTACGGACGGCAAGGCCTATGACTGGCTCAATCACCTGTCGAACCAGATAGGCGGCCGGCTCTCGGGATCCCTAGAGGCGCAACGCGCCGTGGAATACACGAAGGTCCAACTCGAATCCTTGCAACTTGATCGGGTTTGGCTACAGCCGGTGATGGTGCCCAAATGGGTACGGGGCACCCCTGAATTCGCCTACATGGAGACGTCTCCAGGAATCACGAGTACGGTCCCCATCCGTGCTTTGGGAGGGTCCGTGGCTACTCCCCTTGGAGGACTTAAGGCCAATGTCATCGAAGTAAAGGGCATTGAGGATCTCAGAGCACTCGGTGAAAATAAGATCGGGGGTAAAATCGTGTTCTTCAATCGGCCGATGGACCCAACCAAAATCAGTACGTTCGAAGCGTACTCAGGGGCTGTGGACCAGCGCTACTCCGGTGCGGAAGAGGCCGCTAAGTTTGGTGCGATCGGGGTCATCGTACGTTCCCTCAACCTTAGACTGGACGATTTTCCACATACCGGCTCCATGAGTTATGGCGATACGGCAGAGGGCGATAGAATTCCCGCTGCAGCGATAAGCACCAATGCCGCGGAGATGTTGTCCACCACCCTGAAACTGAACCCGGAGACCAAATTCTACTTTAAGCAGCATTGTAAACAGTTCGATGATGTCCAGTCGTATAACGTCATCGGGGAAATCAAGGGAAGTACCCATCCCGATGAAATCATTGTGGTCGGGGGGCACCTCGACTCTTGGGACCTGGGCGACGGAGCCCACGACGACGGGGCCGGATGTGTGCAGAGCATGGAGGTACTCCGCCTACTAAAACTTTCGGGCTACATCCCGAAACGCACCATTAGGGCCGTGCTGTTCATGAACGAGGAAAATGGATTGCGCGGTGCAACCGAATATGCCGTCAAGGCCAAAGCGAACAATGAAAACCACATTTTTGCCTTGGAAAGCGATGCCGGTGGCTTTGCCCCAAGGGGTTTTTCGTTTGAAAGTTCCGATACCCATTTAAAGCGGGTACATGGCTGGAAGCCGCTTTTCAAACCGTACCAGATCCATCTGTTCGAAAAGGGACACAGTGGTGCCGACATCGCCCCGCTCAAGAACGGGGATAATGTATTGGCCGGTCTTCGACCCGATTCCCAGCGTTATTTTGTCCATCATCATGCCGCGAACGACACCTTCGAACACGTCAACAAACGAGAACTGGAGCTGGGAGCTGCCGCTATGGCGAGTTTGGTGTACCTTTTTGACAAGTATGGCGTTGAACCCGCTGCGACGCTGGGAAACTAA
- a CDS encoding peptidylprolyl isomerase: MKDGIYAKFITSKGEILARLTYEKTPGTVGNFVALAEGKQKNKVKPKGEPYYDGLTFHRVIPDFMIQGGCPQGTGTGDAGYKFDDEFHPDLNHSEPGVLSMANAGPGTNGSQFFITHVPTPWLDNRHTVFGHVESGQDVVNDIAQGDTIESLEIVRLGEDAKNWDAVEAFETFKSSKEEREAEQKKAQKAELDKIAEGFESTESGLRYKVIKEGNGVKAQKGQTVSVHYEGSLLNGQVFDSSYKRKQPIDFKLGGGQVISGWDEGIALLKVGDKARFVIPPNLGYGSNGAGGVIPPNATLLFDVELMDVK, encoded by the coding sequence ATGAAAGACGGAATCTACGCAAAATTCATTACTTCCAAAGGAGAAATACTGGCAAGGCTAACCTATGAAAAGACCCCTGGAACGGTGGGTAATTTTGTGGCCCTCGCCGAGGGAAAACAAAAAAACAAGGTAAAACCCAAGGGAGAACCTTATTACGACGGCCTGACCTTTCATCGGGTGATTCCTGATTTTATGATTCAGGGCGGTTGTCCCCAAGGCACCGGTACGGGAGATGCCGGTTATAAGTTCGACGATGAGTTCCATCCCGACCTCAACCACTCCGAACCCGGGGTGCTTTCCATGGCCAATGCCGGACCGGGCACCAATGGAAGTCAATTCTTTATCACCCACGTACCGACCCCGTGGTTGGACAATAGGCATACGGTATTCGGCCATGTGGAATCGGGTCAAGATGTAGTCAATGATATCGCACAGGGTGATACTATTGAAAGCCTCGAGATTGTCAGGCTTGGGGAAGATGCTAAAAATTGGGATGCGGTCGAAGCCTTCGAAACCTTTAAAAGCTCAAAGGAAGAACGCGAAGCGGAACAAAAAAAGGCTCAGAAAGCGGAACTCGATAAAATCGCCGAGGGGTTCGAAAGTACCGAAAGCGGACTCCGGTACAAGGTTATAAAGGAAGGTAATGGAGTCAAGGCCCAAAAGGGCCAAACGGTGTCGGTACATTATGAGGGATCGTTGTTGAACGGTCAGGTTTTTGATTCCTCCTATAAACGCAAACAGCCCATCGACTTTAAACTGGGCGGGGGACAAGTCATTTCCGGTTGGGACGAAGGTATCGCCCTCTTGAAGGTAGGTGATAAGGCCCGTTTTGTCATCCCTCCGAACTTAGGGTATGGCAGTAATGGGGCCGGAGGCGTCATTCCGCCGAATGCTACCTTGTTATTCGACGTTGAGTTGATGGATGTAAAGTAA
- a CDS encoding cold-shock protein, with translation MNRGTVKFFNDSKGYGFITEDGSSEDHFVHISGLIDEIREGDVVEFELQQGKKGLNAVNVKVVD, from the coding sequence ATGAACAGAGGAACAGTAAAATTCTTCAATGACTCCAAAGGTTACGGATTTATCACTGAAGATGGTTCAAGCGAAGATCACTTTGTACACATTTCAGGTTTAATCGACGAAATTCGTGAAGGTGATGTTGTAGAATTTGAACTACAACAAGGTAAAAAAGGATTGAACGCGGTAAATGTGAAAGTAGTAGACTAA